The Polynucleobacter sp. HIN7 genomic interval GCTTAAGGACTAATGGTATCGCCACAAGACGAATCGTTTATGCGTCTTGCCATCCTGCAAGCTCAAAAGGCTGCGGCGTGTAATGAGGTTCCGGTGGGTGCAGTCCTCGTGTTTGATGATCAAGTGATTGGTCATGGTTATAACCAGCCAATTGGCTTACATGATCCCAGTGCCCATGCTGAGATGATGGCAATTCGGGAGGCGGCAAAATCCCTTGAAAACTACCGAATTCCGCAATCAACCCTGTACGTGACATTGGAACCCTGCGCAATGTGCTGTGGAGCCATTCTTCATGCTAGAGTGAAACGTGTGGTGTTTGGTGCGGCCGATCCTAAAACAGGAATGGCTGGTAGCGTCGCCAACCTCTTTGACCTGAAAGCGATTAATCATCAAACAGACATTGAGGGCGGTGTGCTGGCGGATGAATGTGGCAATCTATTAAGAGAGTTTTTTAAACAACGACGTTCATGAAGATTCATTTAATTGCTCCGTCTGGCGCAAGTCCTGATATGCGTAGTCCAGAAGCCGGTTTACGCTGGCTCAAAGAGCAGGGCGTTGTGGTGCATAACGCGGCCTGTACTGAGCGTGTGCATGAGCGTTTTGCAGGTACCGATCACGAGCGCTTAGCGGAGATGAATGCGATTCCTACAGTTGATCCCAACGAGGTCGTCATGGCGGTTCGGGGTGGTTATGGACTTCATCGCTTGCTTGATGCAATTGCCTGGAAAGAGATAGCAATTTCAGTCAAACAGGGGTTGCAAATTTGTGGGCATAGCGATTTCACAGGATTTCATTTGGGGTTACTTGCTAAAACTGGGGCGATGAGTCTAGCTGGACCCATGCTCAATTATGATTTTGGGCCACTGAACGAGTATGGTGAGCCACAAACTCCAAGTGCTTTTACCTGGCGTCACTTTCAAACCGCGATTCAGTCGCGCCGCATGAGTGTGGCAGTGCCCGATCTTCAGCACTTTGCCGGTGAAGTTGATCTCTCCCAAAACATTCAGGGGATGTTGTGGGGCGGTAATCTCAGTATTCTCACTACCTTGCTAGGAACCGCCTATTTTCCAAGTACGAAGCAGATTCAGGGTGGGATTCTATTTCTTGAAGACGTGAATGAGCATCCCTATCGCATTGAGCGAATGCTCTTGCAGCTTCATGAAGCCGGGGTGCTTGCCAGTCAGCAGGCCATCATTTTGGGACACTTTAATCAATACCGCTTGTACGAAGTCGATCGTGGCTATCAATTAGATAGTGCGATTCGATACATTCGGGAGGGTTTGCCAAAGAAGATCCCGATTCTTACGGGGCTGCCATTTGGTCATGTGACCGATAAATTAACCCTACCTGTTGGTGCCCATGTCAACCTACAAGCGAGCTTAAAAGGATTTGTATTGGAAGGAAAATGGTAAAACGTGCACTGCAAGCAATTATCTCCAGCCTGATTTTTTTGGTATCCACACCACTCATGGCACTCGAAGAACCAAAATACACTGTAATTGAAAGCGCTGCTCCATTTGAGTTACGCCAATATGCGCCCATGATCATCGCCGAGGTTACTGTGGATGGGGATATGAGTGATGCGGGAAGCAAGGGGTTTCGCTTAATCGCTGGATATATTTTTGGTAAAAATCAAAGCAAAGCCAATCTATCGAACGATGCAAAATCAAATGAAAAGATTGCAATGACCGTTCCAGTCACCATGGAGCCTGCCAGTGAGAAGATTGCCATGACCGCACCAGTTACGATGGAAAACCAAGCGGGACCCAATCAATGGCGGATGTTCTTTGTGATGCCTAGTCAGTACACCTTAGCTACCTTGCCAACACCGCTAAGCCCTGAAGTTAAGCTCAAGGAGATTCCGGTGCAGCGGAAGGCCGTTATCAGTTTTACCGGGTTTAATTCGGAAGAAAAGACGCAAGAAAAGACTGCAGAACTCAGGGCTTGGATGAAATCGAAGAATCTAACCCCATTGGGTGAGCCACAATTGGCGCGTTACAACCCACCTTGGAGCATTCCTTTTCTGCGACGCAATGAGGTTATGCTGGACTACTAGTTTCTAAGTCAAACCTTGCGCCCGTATCCTCGCCCAAGACCCTTTGTAAGATTGGTAGGGCTCTTTCTAGAAAGGGCGCCAAGGTCCAAACCGGATTCATCACCCATACCCCACTCGCTTGAAGTCGCTTTTCACCAACCGAATGAGCGATACGTAACTCGGCTCTTAGCCATGGGCGTTGGAATTGCTCAGATAAAGTACGTAAACGTTTGATGAGTTGTTTGGACTCTGGGCGCTGTAAGACGGGATACCAAATCAGATAAGTACCGGTTGCAAATCGGTCTAAGGCCTCATGTAAGCTGGTTTCGACTGCTCGGTAATCAGATTTGAGCTCATACGATGGATCCATGAGGATCAAACCCCGACGGCTTGGTGGGGGTAGCAGAGACTTTAGGCATGTGAAACCATCGTGTTGGCGTACTTCAATCTGGGAGCGCTTATCTAGGCTTGCAATATTGGTTTGTAAAACACCAATATCACTTGGGTGAAGCTCAAACAATCGAAGGCGATCTTGAGAGCGTAGGAGATGCGCCATGATCAATGGAGAGCCAGGATAGACATCTAGCGCCCCTTTGGGATTGCAATCTACAATCACCTCTCGATAAGGCTTAAAGTCTGAGTTATCAAACTCCGGGCTTGCCCATAGACGATCGATTCCGCCTTGGGATTCTTGGCTAATTACCGCATAACCATCGCGCAGTGAATAGATACCTGCACCCGCATGGGTATCAATAAACATTACTGCCCCATCTTTTTCTTGCAGGTATTGCGCGCTATGTATCAGCACTAAGTGTTTTAAAACATCGGCATGATTACCCGCATGAAATGCGTGGCGATAACTAAACATTGGACTGCGGTTTATTTTGGCGCATTACAAACACCAGCAGTGTGATGAGGACAAGCGCGCTACCGAGGTGTTGTAAAAGTTGGTTGTGCGGAAAATCCAAAACCGTAGTTTGCAAAATATAGAGCTCCAAGATCCCCGCTACTGCAATGATCCGAGGAATGAGGCTAGTTGGGGTAAGGTATTGATACTTCACATGATTCATGAGGCGACTAGCAATCAGCCCACACCAGATACCGAGTGCGGATCCCACCAAAATATCCCCCGGCCAGTGGGCACCAACGGCACTGCGTGATATACCGGTCAGAGTAGCAATCACAAATAACACAAGCAATAAATTACGACGTGCTGGACTGGTGGAAAAAAATAAGGCGCTTGCTACCGAGAACACCGTGAGAGTATGACCAGAAGGGAGCGCATGTTGAAGTAAGGGGTTACCCAAAATCGTAAAACTGTTCTCTGCTAATACGCCTGCAGGTCTGGGTAAATTAATCAAGGGTTTTAAGATGAGACTAAGGATGGCTGCAAAGCCGCCAGCGAGCAGAGCGGCACAGAGCTGCCGAGGAGCAATGATGAGCAGGGGAAAGCATAAGGCAAACACTCCCCAACCATTGCCTAAGAATGTAAACCACGCCCACACCCAGTTTGGTAGGACTTGAGCAGCTTGATTCATCCACAAAAAGAGTTCAACTTCGTGCCCACTCAATACCAAGGTGAGCCAAAGGATGAGTGGCAAAAGTGGAACTGCCCAGGCACGACCCAGTGACATGGGCATCTTTATGACGCGCGGGCGCGATCAGCCGCAGTAATTTGCACAGCTAATTGCTCCATCACCTGGGACACCGAAATGGATTTCATGCACACATTATCTTGACACGGTGTCTTGCGATGGTTGGCTGCACTGACGCACGGTGAGCAGGCGAGGTTGGCAGTGATCGGAATGGAGTTACCGAGCGAACCGTATAGAGCCGGAGTCTCTGGTCCAAATAACACCACCGTATGCAAGGCAGTAACGGATGAGAAATGCCCAGGACCCGAATCATTGGTCACCATCGCATGCGCAAGCGTATAGAGAGCAGGGAGTTCAGAGAAACGAACATGGCCAGCAAAATTCAGAGCGCGCTTGACGTTGGCTGCCAAGCGTACACCCTCAACATAGGTATGCTCTGCAGGTGATCCGGTAATTAGGATTAAGTCTTCGGGATAGCGCTGATGAACTGCCATAATGAGTTCGGAGAAGCGTTCAGGAGCCCAACGCCGTTGAGGTAATAAATCACTAGCATTTGGATTAATCAAAATGATGCGCTGCTGGCCCACTTTGAATGGAATGAGAGCTTGCTGAGCTAAATTCTCAATCCGGATCTGCAAGTTTTGTTTGACACTAGGATCGATGACCGCCTGAGCGAGACGAATTTCATCATCGGTAATCGCAATTTTGCTAAATGGCAACTCTTCCCGCTCAGCAAATGCAGCGTATACCAAAGAAATAAAATTCTTGGCAATATGAATATGGGGGTTGTAATGCACCTTGCGTGTGAGCATGGTGCCACGCCATAAACCTTCACCATGAAAAATATCGTACCCGACCCGCCGTCTTGCGCCGCATAAACCCGTTAATAGGGCAGTAAAGCGCGAGAAGAGTTCTAAATCAATTACGGTATCAATGCGATGAATGCGGGCTTTGACTAAAAATCCAAAGGTATCAAGTGCCAACTTCCAAAGACTGGAGGAGTCAATCGTAAAAATATGTTTGGGGTTTACAGTGTTGAGTAAACCCAAGCTCGCCGCATTGCTTTTAAAGATTAAGAAGTAAATCTCCGCGCCATTTGCTTGTGCTTTACGCATGGCAGGATCCACCAAAATTGCACTACCCATCTCAGAGAGTTCAATAAATAGGAGTCGCTTAGGCGGGCCTGATTTTCTGAATGGTTTTGCAATCAAATCGAATAAAGCCACAATCGGACTGGCAAGAGCGCAAAGCGGGACACCCACCCAGTGATCAATGGTTCGCATTGCGTTAACGCTGATTGCCATTCTATTTTCCTAACAGTCGAAGACTGTATTTTATGCTGAGCGGGGCCTACTTCCGTTTTAGTAGTTGATAGGCGCCTGGAAGAACACATAACAGGGTAATGGCCCCATAACTAATTGACCCTAAAACAGTCAATGATGGGCTCACGCCCCAGAGGGCCAACACTGATGCCAAGGTGGCCTCACGCAAACCCCAACCAGAAATACTAATGGGCAGCATTAATAGCAAACTCAAGGCTGGTAAACCGATCATAAGAGCTTCGGTGGGAACATCCGCTCCATAGGCTTTTAAGCAAAAGCCAAGCGCCAGAATATTAAAACAATGAATGCCTACCGCAAAAATAGCTTGCCCAATATTCGTTGGCCACGCAAAGGCAAACCGAATTCCAGATAAGGCATGATCCAAAGAAAAGCGTGCTAAGAGCGAACGAATCATGGTCATTAATGGTTGATAGGTCAGCGCAAAGGCTAATACAACGCCGCCCCCCAGCATCAGTGCCAAGACCCAATAGCCTAATTCAGTTCCCCAGGAGGCTAGGGTAGCCCCACCCAATACCAAACCAATCCCACCCAAAATGTTATTGCCCATGAGGCCGACCACGCGATCCAGAAGGGTCATTGCAAAGCCTAGCCGTAATTTTGGGTTCTGCTTAGCAATGTCTTCAGCATGAGAAAGCTCTTTTGTAAGCTCTTGTTGTTGGCTGAGCTGGCCGCTAGGAGTTAAGTGCGTACCGGCAATGGCTCGGTAACTATCACCACCTAAAGTGCTCGGTAAGCCCTGATTAATTAATCCCCCCGAGAAATACAGTCCAATGTATCCCATTAGACTCCCCTGAAATCCTGCGCGTCGCATGAATAATCCCCAACGTAGGCCACCGCATACAAAGGCGGCAGTAATGCACAGCGCACCAGCAACTAGCCATTGGGCTTCTAGTTGCAACTCGGATTCAAAAAGGGTTTTCCAATCAATACCGCTCGTCGCTTTCCACAGCAATGCAATCGATAGAACAATCCGAATCGTGGGCCAACTCTTCTTTAGTACGGTTTTCCATGAGGCGCTCATGGGCGTAAGGATAATGCCTCTCGCTGCGGGTTTGCCTTTCCGCCCCAACCCTGGCAGTAACTGAGCTCAAATTGGCTAAGTGCTTCACCCATATGGCCGATGCTCAGTCGATCCAAGGGGCGACAGGTCCGAAATTGACCTTCCCCCACCGGAGGCTTAAAGGACATTTGCGACCAATTGAGCAAAATAACATTCGATCCCTCGGGCAGTGACCCAAACCATAGATCAAATTGATCAAATCGATCATCCAATACAAAAACAGAGGTTGGTCTGGCATACCAAGCGACTCGGCTTGCCAAGGTCCAGTTCTGGACTGCAATACCACTTGCCTTGAGTTCTTTCACCAAAAGATTAGCAAGTGTGGATGCGGAACGCCAACCATATAAATCAGCTAGCGGATTCGATTTCATTTGATTAGCAACTGGATAGCCGGCGGTCATTACGAGTGTTAGTCCGACGACAACCAGCGTCCCTTGGATTGCCAAAAATAAACTAATCAACCAACGCTTGCCTTGCTCCCACCAAAGTGCAAGCCCAACGCCCGCTAAAGGGGCTAAGCAAAACCAAGCAGGTGTGGTCCAGTGCGGCAAGCCGCCACCTCCGGACAAGATAGCAAATACTGCAAAGGGGAGCGCAAAGAAAATAAATAACACCACCAGCTTTTTGGAAGGCTGGGCTGGTGACGAGCGCAGCATACTCCACGAGCCCAGTAAGGGTAGAAATCCAAACACGCCGATTTGGATTCCAATAAAAGTGGCCACTCGGCGCCATTTCCATTCACCACCGGCGCCATGATCAATTTGATATCGAAATGAGATCCAGTCATGGGCGGCATTCCACAGAAGAACAGGACTAATGAGAAGCAGTGCAATCAGGATGGCAATGTAAAACCCTGGCTCCCGCAAGACGCTCCACCGTGGGACGGTCAAGCAAGCAACGCTAAATGCCAGTGCATATAAAATAGCTGTGTATTTACTCAATCCAGCCAATCCAAACAACACCCCCAATAGAATCCATTGGCTAAAACGATATTGCCCATCTTGCACAATCCACCGCAGGGCCATCCACAAAATACCGAGGGCAAGAGGCGTTAATAGGGAGTCAGGTACCAGCCCAACAGCTAGTACATGCGGTAGGGGGGCAAAAACAATCACTGCAACGGCAAATAATCCCGCACGTGAGAACGATTGCGTCTCTGATTGTGGGTGATAAAGATTCCAGAGTTGCTCGGCAATCTGATAGACCAGCGCGCAGGAGATAATCCACAGCACAATCGGAATGAGTCGCAAAATGCCATCGGGCGCATCAATTGCGACTAGCGGCCACTGTATCCAGCCCACCAGCGGCGGGTGATCAAAATAACTCCATGCAAGACGATCTGCATAGAGGGCATAATGCGCCTCATCAACCGATAGCTCAGTCGTAAAGCCCAATGCCAAATGAATAATTGTGCCGAGCGCAATCAGAATAAATGCCCAAGCATAGGGTGTTTGCTTGGTAATTAGCGTCGACATAGAACGTCAGACTTTGTTAGCTATGTAAAGTTGGTAAAGAGCGTGATAGCCATCGCGTGCCATCCCGTCATCGAGCATTAGTTGGTAGAGACGCTTTGCTTGCTCCAAGCCAGGTAAATGAAGTCCCATCTGCTCTGCAGATTCAACTGCAAGACCAATGTCTTTCATAAAGTGCTCAGCCATAAATCCTGGGGCAAAGTCGCCTTTAATCATGCGCGGCCCTTGCACATTGAGCTGGGTGCCGCCTGCTGCGCCACTACCAATCACTTTGAGGACCGCCGAGGCATCAAGCCCCGCCGCTTGGGCATAGCGAATACCCTCGCAAACTCCCATGATGGTCGATGCAATCACAATTTGATTGCAGAGTTTGGCATGCTGACCGGATCCAGCAGGACCTAGTAGCGCAATGTTATTGCCCATGCATTGCAAGATTGGTAAAGCACATTCATAAGCACTTGGATCACCACCAACCATGATGGAAAGACGCGCATCGCGTGCGCCAATATCACCACCGGATACCGGTGCATCTAGAACAAAGACTTGGCGTTCACGAGCGAGTTTTGCAATTCGCACAGCCAATGCTGGACTAGAGGTGGTCATATCAATGGCAATGCAGTTTGGCTTTGCGCCAGCCAAAATACCATTCGTTCCTAAATAAACCTCTTCAACGTCTTTGGGATAGCCAATGATGGTGATCACCACATCGCACTGAGCAGCCAATTCTTTTGGAGAAGAATGCCAAATCGCTCCTTGCTCAAGTAATGCCGCCGCCTTCTCGGGAGAGCGGTTAAAAAGATGCAATGGATAGCCCGCCTTTAATAGGTGCGAAGCCATGCTCTTGCCCATGATGCCAGTGCCAATAAAACCAATAGCTGGCAAGGATGTTGTTCTAGAGTTCATGGGCCTATTTTAAAGGGGCTGGGCTCGCACAGGTTTGCGCTGAACCCCAAGCCAGATCAGGG includes:
- a CDS encoding SOUL family heme-binding protein, with the translated sequence MVKRALQAIISSLIFLVSTPLMALEEPKYTVIESAAPFELRQYAPMIIAEVTVDGDMSDAGSKGFRLIAGYIFGKNQSKANLSNDAKSNEKIAMTVPVTMEPASEKIAMTAPVTMENQAGPNQWRMFFVMPSQYTLATLPTPLSPEVKLKEIPVQRKAVISFTGFNSEEKTQEKTAELRAWMKSKNLTPLGEPQLARYNPPWSIPFLRRNEVMLDY
- a CDS encoding 23S rRNA (adenine(2030)-N(6))-methyltransferase RlmJ — encoded protein: MFSYRHAFHAGNHADVLKHLVLIHSAQYLQEKDGAVMFIDTHAGAGIYSLRDGYAVISQESQGGIDRLWASPEFDNSDFKPYREVIVDCNPKGALDVYPGSPLIMAHLLRSQDRLRLFELHPSDIGVLQTNIASLDKRSQIEVRQHDGFTCLKSLLPPPSRRGLILMDPSYELKSDYRAVETSLHEALDRFATGTYLIWYPVLQRPESKQLIKRLRTLSEQFQRPWLRAELRIAHSVGEKRLQASGVWVMNPVWTLAPFLERALPILQRVLGEDTGARFDLETSSPA
- a CDS encoding lysylphosphatidylglycerol synthase transmembrane domain-containing protein; the encoded protein is MSASWKTVLKKSWPTIRIVLSIALLWKATSGIDWKTLFESELQLEAQWLVAGALCITAAFVCGGLRWGLFMRRAGFQGSLMGYIGLYFSGGLINQGLPSTLGGDSYRAIAGTHLTPSGQLSQQQELTKELSHAEDIAKQNPKLRLGFAMTLLDRVVGLMGNNILGGIGLVLGGATLASWGTELGYWVLALMLGGGVVLAFALTYQPLMTMIRSLLARFSLDHALSGIRFAFAWPTNIGQAIFAVGIHCFNILALGFCLKAYGADVPTEALMIGLPALSLLLMLPISISGWGLREATLASVLALWGVSPSLTVLGSISYGAITLLCVLPGAYQLLKRK
- the tadA gene encoding tRNA adenosine(34) deaminase TadA; protein product: MVSPQDESFMRLAILQAQKAAACNEVPVGAVLVFDDQVIGHGYNQPIGLHDPSAHAEMMAIREAAKSLENYRIPQSTLYVTLEPCAMCCGAILHARVKRVVFGAADPKTGMAGSVANLFDLKAINHQTDIEGGVLADECGNLLREFFKQRRS
- a CDS encoding glycosyltransferase family 9 protein gives rise to the protein MAISVNAMRTIDHWVGVPLCALASPIVALFDLIAKPFRKSGPPKRLLFIELSEMGSAILVDPAMRKAQANGAEIYFLIFKSNAASLGLLNTVNPKHIFTIDSSSLWKLALDTFGFLVKARIHRIDTVIDLELFSRFTALLTGLCGARRRVGYDIFHGEGLWRGTMLTRKVHYNPHIHIAKNFISLVYAAFAEREELPFSKIAITDDEIRLAQAVIDPSVKQNLQIRIENLAQQALIPFKVGQQRIILINPNASDLLPQRRWAPERFSELIMAVHQRYPEDLILITGSPAEHTYVEGVRLAANVKRALNFAGHVRFSELPALYTLAHAMVTNDSGPGHFSSVTALHTVVLFGPETPALYGSLGNSIPITANLACSPCVSAANHRKTPCQDNVCMKSISVSQVMEQLAVQITAADRARAS
- a CDS encoding NAD(P)-dependent oxidoreductase, with protein sequence MNSRTTSLPAIGFIGTGIMGKSMASHLLKAGYPLHLFNRSPEKAAALLEQGAIWHSSPKELAAQCDVVITIIGYPKDVEEVYLGTNGILAGAKPNCIAIDMTTSSPALAVRIAKLARERQVFVLDAPVSGGDIGARDARLSIMVGGDPSAYECALPILQCMGNNIALLGPAGSGQHAKLCNQIVIASTIMGVCEGIRYAQAAGLDASAVLKVIGSGAAGGTQLNVQGPRMIKGDFAPGFMAEHFMKDIGLAVESAEQMGLHLPGLEQAKRLYQLMLDDGMARDGYHALYQLYIANKV
- a CDS encoding phosphatase PAP2 family protein; the encoded protein is MSLGRAWAVPLLPLILWLTLVLSGHEVELFLWMNQAAQVLPNWVWAWFTFLGNGWGVFALCFPLLIIAPRQLCAALLAGGFAAILSLILKPLINLPRPAGVLAENSFTILGNPLLQHALPSGHTLTVFSVASALFFSTSPARRNLLLVLFVIATLTGISRSAVGAHWPGDILVGSALGIWCGLIASRLMNHVKYQYLTPTSLIPRIIAVAGILELYILQTTVLDFPHNQLLQHLGSALVLITLLVFVMRQNKPQSNV
- a CDS encoding LD-carboxypeptidase, which gives rise to MKIHLIAPSGASPDMRSPEAGLRWLKEQGVVVHNAACTERVHERFAGTDHERLAEMNAIPTVDPNEVVMAVRGGYGLHRLLDAIAWKEIAISVKQGLQICGHSDFTGFHLGLLAKTGAMSLAGPMLNYDFGPLNEYGEPQTPSAFTWRHFQTAIQSRRMSVAVPDLQHFAGEVDLSQNIQGMLWGGNLSILTTLLGTAYFPSTKQIQGGILFLEDVNEHPYRIERMLLQLHEAGVLASQQAIILGHFNQYRLYEVDRGYQLDSAIRYIREGLPKKIPILTGLPFGHVTDKLTLPVGAHVNLQASLKGFVLEGKW
- a CDS encoding ArnT family glycosyltransferase, giving the protein MSTLITKQTPYAWAFILIALGTIIHLALGFTTELSVDEAHYALYADRLAWSYFDHPPLVGWIQWPLVAIDAPDGILRLIPIVLWIISCALVYQIAEQLWNLYHPQSETQSFSRAGLFAVAVIVFAPLPHVLAVGLVPDSLLTPLALGILWMALRWIVQDGQYRFSQWILLGVLFGLAGLSKYTAILYALAFSVACLTVPRWSVLREPGFYIAILIALLLISPVLLWNAAHDWISFRYQIDHGAGGEWKWRRVATFIGIQIGVFGFLPLLGSWSMLRSSPAQPSKKLVVLFIFFALPFAVFAILSGGGGLPHWTTPAWFCLAPLAGVGLALWWEQGKRWLISLFLAIQGTLVVVGLTLVMTAGYPVANQMKSNPLADLYGWRSASTLANLLVKELKASGIAVQNWTLASRVAWYARPTSVFVLDDRFDQFDLWFGSLPEGSNVILLNWSQMSFKPPVGEGQFRTCRPLDRLSIGHMGEALSQFELSYCQGWGGKANPQREALSLRP